The genomic segment GGATGTCGGCGAGCCCCATGCCATAGGCCGAGAGAATGCCGGAGAAGGGGTGGATCAGCACTTTTTTCATGCCGAGGCTGTCGGCGACGAGACAGGCATGCTGGCCACCGGCGCCGCCGAAGCAGGTGAGCGCATAATCGGAAACATCATAACCGCGCTGGACGGAGATCTTCTTGATGGCATTGGCCATGTTCTCGACGGCGATGGCAAGGAAGCCGTCAGCGACATCTTCCGCCGCCCGCCCGCCGCCGATCGTCTGCGCCAGCTCGGCAAAGGCGATGCGCACCGCCTCGGCATCGAGCGGCTGGTCCTGCGCGGGCCCGAAGATTTCGGGGAAAAAATCCGGCAGCAGCTTGCCGGTCATGATGTTGGCGTCGGTCACGGCAAGCGGGCCGCCGCGGCGATAGGATTTCGGGCCGGGTGTCGCACCGGCTGAATCAGGGCCGACGCGGAAACGCGAGCCGTCATAGCTGAGGATCGAGCCGCCGCCGGCGGCAACGGTGTGGATCTTCATCATCGGCGCACGCATCCGCACGCCGGCGACTTCCGTTTCGAAGGCGCGCTCCAATTCACCGTCGTAATGCGAAACGTCGGTCGAGGTGCCGCCCATGTCGAAGCCGATCATCCTGTCGAAACCGGCAATGCGCGAGACTTCGACTGCACCGACGACGCCCCCGGCAGGACCTGAGAGGATCGCGTCCTTGCCCTGGAAGAGATGCGCATCGGTCAGCCCGCCGGAGGACTGCATGAACATCAGCTTCGGGCCTTCTCCCTCGGCGGCCCCGAGTTCTGCGGCGACCTGGTCGACATAGCGCCGGAGAACCGGAGACAGGTAGGCATCGACGACGGCGGTGTCGCCGCGCCCGACCAGCTTGATCAGCGGAGAAACGACGTGCGAGGGCGAGACTTGCGTGAAGCCGATCGCGCGGGCGATGGCGGCGGCCTGCTGCTCGTGCTCGGGATAACGGTAGGCATGCATGAAGACGATGGCGACGGCGCGCAGGCCGCTGGCATAGGCGGTTTCGAGCGCTTGCCGCAGGCCCTGCTCATCGAACGGGCGTTCAACCGTGCCGTCCGCCAGCACGCGCTCGTCGGCCTCGATGACATCGGCATAGAGCAGCTCCGGCTTGACGATCTTCTTGGCGAAGATATCGGCGCGGGCCTGGTAGCCGATCTCCAGCGCATCGCGGAAACCCTTCGTCGTCACCAGCAGCGTCGGATCGCCCTTGCGTTCGAGAAGCGCATTGGTGGCGACCGTCGTTCCCATCTTCACGGCGCCGACGAGGCCCGAAGGGATCGGCTTGCCAGGCTTGAGCCCAAGCAGTTCACGGATGCCGTGCACGGCCGGGTCGCGATAGGCTTCCGGATTTTCAGAAAGCAGCTTGTGGGCGACGAGCGAGCCATCCGGACGGCGTGCGACGATATCGGTGAAAGTGCCGCCGCGATCGACCCAGAAATCCCACTGACTGCCCATGTTCGGTCTCCTGTTAGTCTGAAAATTTATTGACGATTTATCGATAAAATGTCAACGTTTTTCCTCTCGCATCGTGGAGGGTGGACATGGCAGATGGGCGCGGAAGACAAACGGAAATCGGGCCGATCGTCTCTTCCGCCCATCTGGCCGATGGTGCGCTTCCTGCTCTCTCCGAGCTGGAATTCGGCCTCATCCTCGCCGGCAATGCCTTCGACCGCTGGATGGTACGCTGCATGACGGCGGCGGGCGAGCCCGGATGTGCGGCGATCGATGTGCTGGTGCTGCATTCGGTGGCGCACAGACAGCGGCCGAAGCGGCTCGGCGACCTCTGCAGTGTACTCGGTGTCGAGGATGCGCATCTGGTGATTTATGCGATCAAGAAGCTGGAAAAGCGCGGCTTGGTGACGAGCACGCGGGCGGGCAAGGAGAAGTTGATCGCCGCCACCGAAAAGGGCTTGGAAATCTGCCTGAAATACCGGGCGGTGCGCGAAGCGCTGCTGGTGGAATCGGTCAAGGGGCTGGGGCTCGATGCTGCCGCAGCATCGGCGGTGGCCGCAACGCTCCGGGCGCTTTCCGGCCACTACGATCAAGCGGCAAGGGCCGCCGCCTCTTTATGACGGCAGCCCTTGACCGGGGGCAGGGAGAGATCCCCCGAAATGTTCAGCCGGTCTGGTCAACCGAAGCAGGGCATCGCCGGCAGATTGGCGCGGCTTGCGAGCGCTCCGATCATCTTGCCCACCGGCGTCGGGCGCGGTTCGCGTTTGCCGGCGGCCGTCTCCAGGAGTTGCTTGAAATCGTCAAGCTTCACGCCGTCGGCGCGCAATACCATGGCGATCAGGGGGTCGCGAAGGGCTTCGGATATCGTCAGGTCGTCTCTGGTCTTTCTCATGGCTTGTCCTCCTTTCGTGGGCGGTCGCCCGTGTTCCACTGTGCGCTGCCGTGTTCTCGACATTGACTTTCGCGTTTCGTGGTGTTACCGGTAAGTAACAATGCATTTGTTACCGATCGGTCACATCGATGTCAAGGACGACGTCCGCAAAAAAATCAGAAACTTCGAATGAAATCTCCGCCGGTCCAGAAGATCGCATCCCGCCGAGGGAGCGCATCGTCTCGACCGCATCGGAGCTTTTCCGCGAGCGCGGCATCCGTGGCATCGGCGTCGATGCCATTGCCGACGCCGCCCTGACCAACAAGATGACGCTCTACCGGCATTTCGGCTCGAAGGACGAACTCGTCTGCGAGACGCTGCGTCGCGCCTCCGAAAAGGCGGGCGCCATCTGGCGCGACCTGGAAGCGGCCTATCCCGGCAATCCGCGCGCCCAGCTCTACGCCTGGGTGGAGATGCGGGCGCAATGTCTGAACGGCGAGCCCGCCGGCTGCGATCTCGCCAATGCCGCCATCGAGCTGAAGGGTGAGGGCCATCCCGCCCATGAAATGATCGAGCGCCACAAGGCCGAGCAGCGTGATCGCCTGGCCGCGCTCTGTTCGGCGGCCGGCGCGCGCGAAGCCGAGCTGTTGGCCGATACGCTGACGTTGTTGCTCGAGGGCGCCCGCGTCAGCCGCCAGGCCATGGGCGCTGCCAGCTGCTGCGGTCATTTCGCCAAGGCCTGCAACGCGGCGATCGCTTCTTTCGCCTAAACCGGTCTTTCGGGAACCTTACCGCTTCCACGCCGTTTTTCCATCACCGGAGGACAAGTGGAGACCGGGAGATGAACTACGTCTATCTCAAGCGCCTGTATGACAAACGCGCCGAGCTCGAAGCCAAGCTTGAGCTTCACGATGCGCGCTATTGTTTTGGCGAAGAAGAGGTCGATGACGGCACCGACAGCGATCTGCGTCAGCGGCTGAGCGAAATTTCCGACGAAATCGACGCGCTGGAAAGCAGGCCGGGACGCTAATCCCCGGCGCTGAGGATTTCCATCGTCCGTTCGTCGAATTTCCCCTGATAGAAACGCTCGATCGCCCGGTGGAAGGGCGAGCTATGGTCGCTGATCGCGGCAAACAAGGTCATCGATGAACGCAGCTTGAGGTCGTCGGGCGAGCCCAGGATCTCATGCGCGGATCGGCCGTCGACCGACAGGATCGCCTCGACGCAGCGCAACAGCCGGCTGGAGAGAATGGGATCGGCGAGATAGGCGGCGGCTTCCTCGGCCGAGCGGATGGCATATTTTTCTGCCATCGGCGAGGTGCCGAGACCTGATATCTGCGGGAAGATGAACCACATCCAGTGGGAGGTCTTGCGCCCGGCTTTCAGCTCGGAAAGCGCCCGTTCATAGACACCGTTCTGAGCGTCGACGAAGCGGTGAAGATTGTAGTCGATACCACCGGCCATGGTCCTTGTCCCTTTCCGCTGTCGGTGCAGCCTGGGCCAAGGTCTCATGCCCGGCGAGGTCGTTTTGCCCGGGCAGAACCAGTTCGCCCGGGAGAACTGCGCTCGCCCTCAGCAGACCCTTTCAGCGTAAGGGCTGCTGTCACGGCAATGGCCGTAAGGCGGATGGTGCGGCCCGTTGTCGCCTGATGGGGCGGCAATGGCCGATGTCGTCACCGGATCCGTCTGATTGGAAGAATATGCGGCGAAACCGACAAAGCTCAAGAGAGCCAGTGCTGCGACCACGACAACACGCTCGAAGCCTGAAAGTTTCTGGGCGCTGACATGTTCGGCATAGTCGCGTTCGCCCGAGCCGGCGGTTTCATCCTCTTTCACATGATGGGTCACCATATCGTGGCGACGGGTCAAAGTTTCACAATCTGTCATTTCAATTACTCCTGCAACGCATGCGATGCCGGTCTCTCAAGAATAAACTCTCAACCCTCATGGCGAACCGACTCCCGCATGCGTGCAGCATGTGTGTCTTTAATCGCGGCAATTGAAGGGGCGATATGCAAACTCAGTGTTCAAAAAATCGTCCTAATAAA from the Rhizobium sp. CIAT894 genome contains:
- a CDS encoding TetR/AcrR family transcriptional regulator, with product MSRTTSAKKSETSNEISAGPEDRIPPRERIVSTASELFRERGIRGIGVDAIADAALTNKMTLYRHFGSKDELVCETLRRASEKAGAIWRDLEAAYPGNPRAQLYAWVEMRAQCLNGEPAGCDLANAAIELKGEGHPAHEMIERHKAEQRDRLAALCSAAGAREAELLADTLTLLLEGARVSRQAMGAASCCGHFAKACNAAIASFA
- a CDS encoding winged helix DNA-binding protein, which encodes MADGRGRQTEIGPIVSSAHLADGALPALSELEFGLILAGNAFDRWMVRCMTAAGEPGCAAIDVLVLHSVAHRQRPKRLGDLCSVLGVEDAHLVIYAIKKLEKRGLVTSTRAGKEKLIAATEKGLEICLKYRAVREALLVESVKGLGLDAAAASAVAATLRALSGHYDQAARAAASL
- a CDS encoding DUF1810 domain-containing protein — protein: MAGGIDYNLHRFVDAQNGVYERALSELKAGRKTSHWMWFIFPQISGLGTSPMAEKYAIRSAEEAAAYLADPILSSRLLRCVEAILSVDGRSAHEILGSPDDLKLRSSMTLFAAISDHSSPFHRAIERFYQGKFDERTMEILSAGD